In Polaribacter sp. Hel_I_88, the following proteins share a genomic window:
- the dtd gene encoding D-aminoacyl-tRNA deacylase — translation MRIVIQRVSSASVTINQKKVAKIKTGLLVLVGIVNDDIQEDIDYLIRKTANLRIFNDENKVMNVSLKDIDGDAIVVSQFTLQAATKKGNRPSYIKAAKPEIAIPLYESFVTSLEKEMNKKVQTGEFGADMKVKLVNDGPVTIIIDSKNRE, via the coding sequence ATGAGAATTGTTATCCAAAGAGTAAGTTCTGCAAGTGTAACCATCAATCAAAAAAAGGTTGCAAAAATTAAAACAGGACTTTTAGTTTTAGTGGGTATTGTAAATGATGATATTCAAGAAGATATCGATTATTTAATCAGAAAAACTGCTAATTTGCGCATTTTTAATGATGAAAATAAGGTAATGAATGTATCTTTAAAAGATATAGATGGAGATGCAATTGTGGTAAGTCAATTTACGTTGCAAGCAGCCACTAAAAAAGGAAACAGACCAAGTTATATAAAAGCTGCAAAACCTGAGATTGCAATTCCTTTGTATGAAAGTTTTGTTACATCACTTGAAAAAGAAATGAACAAAAAAGTACAAACGGGCGAATTTGGTGCAGACATGAAAGTTAAATTAGTAAACGATGGACCTGTTACTATTATTATCGATTCTAAAAATAGAGAATAG
- a CDS encoding SMI1/KNR4 family protein gives MGFWKKIFGKKQNERHVEQIEHVKQIDQIEQVESKKQNKLNPIINNYITGLKNAYFRNNGKEDWGFFEKVICGAKKKDINKLKRIYPEIPDTLVNLLEYVDGTYWRKYGKEELIFFLLGSDMLEYPYYLLSTKEIINNQQQGREFFLEYNERKYDEFEVDDKIIDKAESIKWLHFSDCMNNGGTSQLYIDFCPSEKGIKGQVVRYLHDPDELKVIADSFDEYLNMLIKKEFDFINEETME, from the coding sequence ATGGGATTTTGGAAAAAAATATTTGGAAAAAAACAAAATGAAAGACACGTTGAACAAATAGAACACGTGAAACAGATTGATCAAATTGAACAGGTAGAAAGTAAAAAACAAAATAAACTAAATCCTATTATTAATAATTATATAACTGGTCTTAAAAATGCTTATTTCAGAAACAATGGGAAAGAAGATTGGGGATTTTTTGAGAAGGTAATTTGTGGTGCGAAGAAAAAAGATATTAATAAACTGAAACGAATCTATCCTGAAATTCCTGATACTTTAGTTAATCTTCTTGAATATGTAGATGGTACATATTGGAGAAAATATGGAAAAGAGGAATTAATATTCTTCCTTTTAGGTTCTGATATGCTCGAATATCCATACTATTTATTATCAACAAAAGAAATAATTAATAATCAACAACAAGGAAGAGAATTCTTTTTAGAATATAATGAAAGAAAATATGATGAGTTTGAAGTTGATGATAAAATAATTGATAAAGCCGAATCAATTAAATGGTTACATTTTTCAGACTGTATGAATAATGGTGGAACTTCTCAATTGTACATTGATTTTTGTCCATCTGAAAAAGGAATTAAAGGTCAAGTAGTAAGATATTTACACGACCCAGATGAATTAAAAGTAATAGCAGATAGTTTTGATGAGTATTTAAATATGTTAATAAAGAAAGAATTTGATTTTATTAATGAAGAAACTATGGAATAA
- the rsgA gene encoding ribosome small subunit-dependent GTPase A, with protein MTGIVYKSTGSWYFVKSADGKFHQCRMKGKFRIKGIKSTNPIAVGDKVVFDLEKKGDEETGVIKKILDRDNFIVRKSVNLSKQTHIIAANIDQVFLLITINNPPTFTTFIDRFLVSTRAYRIDTILVFNKIDSYEIEERAEILYLKDIYEAIGYRCVEVSATENKNVSEIKEIMTGKTSMFVGHSGVGKSTLVNAIEPSLNLKTKQISEQHKQGQHTTTFAEMFDLSFDAKIIDTPGIKGFGVVDIDKYELGDYFPEFFALKQDCKFNNCIHTKEPNCAVKEALEEDKVSWSRYKSYIQILEGEDEKEHFRTDVWDE; from the coding sequence ATGACAGGAATCGTATATAAATCTACAGGAAGTTGGTATTTTGTAAAGTCTGCTGATGGCAAGTTTCATCAATGTAGAATGAAGGGCAAGTTCAGAATAAAAGGCATCAAAAGCACCAACCCAATTGCTGTTGGCGATAAAGTTGTGTTCGATTTAGAAAAAAAAGGCGATGAAGAAACTGGTGTAATTAAAAAGATTTTAGATCGTGATAATTTTATTGTCCGTAAATCTGTAAACCTTTCTAAACAAACACATATTATTGCAGCCAATATCGATCAGGTTTTTTTGCTGATCACCATTAACAATCCACCAACATTTACAACGTTTATAGATCGTTTTTTGGTTTCTACAAGAGCGTATAGAATTGATACGATTTTAGTTTTTAATAAAATAGATTCGTATGAAATTGAAGAAAGAGCCGAGATTTTATATCTAAAAGATATTTACGAAGCCATTGGTTATAGATGTGTGGAGGTTTCTGCTACAGAAAACAAAAACGTGTCTGAAATTAAAGAAATAATGACAGGCAAAACTTCGATGTTTGTTGGGCATTCAGGAGTTGGCAAATCTACTTTAGTCAATGCTATTGAGCCAAGTTTAAATTTAAAAACGAAACAAATTTCAGAGCAACATAAACAAGGGCAACACACTACAACTTTTGCAGAAATGTTCGATTTAAGTTTTGACGCTAAAATTATAGACACACCAGGAATTAAAGGTTTTGGTGTTGTAGATATTGATAAATACGAATTAGGAGATTATTTTCCAGAGTTTTTTGCCTTGAAACAAGATTGTAAATTCAACAATTGTATTCATACAAAAGAGCCCAATTGCGCTGTAAAAGAAGCTTTGGAAGAAGATAAGGTTTCTTGGTCTCGTTATAAAAGCTACATTCAAATTTTAGAAGGCGAAGACGAAAAAGAGCATTTTAGAACTGATGTTTGGGATGAATAG
- a CDS encoding pitrilysin family protein, translating to MKKILLLTLCVAFNHIAIAQTLNLEMPLPEEQSIKKGVLENGLTYYIHDTKVTKDVASYYIIQNVGSVLEKDNQQGLAHFLEHMAFNGTRDFPGKGILNKMQEHGLVFGRDINAYTSFDETVYNVNNIPTTPELIDTGLSILHNWSNYLSLTEDEIDSERGVVKEEWRTRQSGGMRVLQQTIGTSFNNSIYSERLPIGKMDVIEGFEYKALRDFYHDWYRTDLQAIAIIGDVNVAEIEAKIKALFSSIPAVKNPIERTEFRIEDNEELIYDIGMDKEVTSSNISFAIRHDKSLKNENLGDLKESLLNGMATSIISTRLNEISQNADSPLLFAGVRYGSLSRLNNQFSAQIVPKPNMQYEAFELVMSEINRAVKFGFTKAEMNRVVSEYTSSYENQIAGFGNRSHGQIVRGIQTNYLENSHLTDIKKEFEIAKVLFKQLTQEELLAQLQSLYLTTNRSVVVTGVEGNKNLTKEDALAIINKVENDKTLEGYKEETNVKPLMSGVDLVSGSIVSEKEDEEIGSTIFTLSNGIKVHYKFADKNKNDVNLSAVSYGGQSLLEVEDLPSTALLGNVVQMSGLGEFSAIDLPKILAGKKANSRVSIGSTSETVSGSSSTKDVETMMQLVNLRFTKPRFDENSYNVMMQQVDAFLIRKSEQIQSKMQDSVTTILYGKNHPTERLFDKEFMADMSFDKMKKIYTSRFNNAGDFTFFIVGDVEKETIKPLLEKYIASLPTTDEKENWKDNSVDWVTNKIDKDVYLEMKDPKTNVRLVIKNDMEYSLKNSILMRAIGDILQLRYTESLREEEGGTYGARARGSLSKRPDEEGTISVSFDCNPELAEKLIDIVHKEIDNLKNGDIQQADLDKTLTNFLKSREESKNYNRYQMSLLQNSVLEGYNMNDPKNYEDIVNSITIEDIKNITEELLEDSKSYEIVFKPKE from the coding sequence ATGAAAAAAATTCTACTACTTACCCTCTGTGTTGCATTTAATCATATTGCAATAGCACAAACTCTTAATTTAGAAATGCCTTTGCCAGAAGAGCAAAGTATTAAAAAAGGCGTTTTAGAAAACGGCTTAACCTATTACATTCACGATACTAAAGTAACTAAAGATGTAGCAAGTTATTACATTATTCAAAATGTTGGTTCTGTTTTAGAGAAAGATAATCAACAAGGATTAGCACATTTCTTAGAACATATGGCATTTAATGGAACAAGAGATTTTCCAGGAAAAGGAATCTTAAATAAGATGCAAGAACATGGTCTTGTTTTTGGAAGAGATATTAATGCATACACATCTTTTGATGAAACAGTTTATAATGTTAACAACATTCCTACAACACCAGAATTGATAGACACAGGGTTGTCTATATTACATAATTGGTCTAATTATTTATCATTAACAGAAGATGAAATAGATTCTGAAAGAGGAGTGGTAAAAGAAGAATGGAGAACTCGTCAAAGTGGAGGAATGCGTGTTTTACAACAAACTATTGGTACTTCATTTAATAATTCTATTTATTCAGAACGTTTGCCAATAGGTAAAATGGATGTTATAGAAGGTTTTGAATACAAGGCTTTACGTGATTTTTATCATGATTGGTACAGAACAGATTTACAAGCGATTGCTATTATTGGTGATGTAAATGTAGCAGAAATTGAAGCAAAAATAAAAGCATTGTTTTCTAGCATTCCTGCTGTAAAAAATCCTATTGAACGTACAGAATTTCGTATAGAAGATAATGAAGAACTTATTTACGATATTGGAATGGATAAAGAAGTAACTTCTTCTAACATTTCTTTTGCAATTCGTCATGATAAATCTTTAAAAAATGAAAATTTAGGAGATTTAAAAGAAAGTCTTTTAAATGGAATGGCAACATCAATTATTTCTACAAGATTAAACGAAATAAGTCAGAATGCAGATTCACCACTTTTATTTGCAGGCGTTCGTTATGGAAGTCTTTCAAGACTTAACAATCAGTTTAGTGCACAAATTGTTCCAAAACCAAACATGCAATATGAAGCTTTTGAATTGGTAATGTCGGAAATTAATAGAGCTGTAAAATTTGGCTTTACCAAAGCAGAGATGAATAGAGTAGTTTCTGAATATACGAGCTCTTATGAAAACCAAATTGCCGGTTTTGGTAACAGAAGTCATGGTCAGATTGTAAGAGGAATTCAAACAAACTATTTAGAAAATTCGCATCTAACAGATATTAAAAAAGAATTTGAAATTGCTAAAGTCCTTTTTAAGCAATTAACTCAAGAAGAATTGTTAGCACAATTACAATCATTATATCTTACAACTAACAGGTCTGTAGTAGTTACAGGTGTAGAAGGAAATAAAAATTTAACTAAAGAAGATGCTCTTGCAATTATCAATAAAGTAGAAAATGATAAAACTTTAGAGGGTTACAAAGAAGAAACGAATGTAAAACCTTTAATGTCTGGAGTTGATTTGGTTTCGGGTTCTATTGTATCAGAAAAGGAAGATGAAGAAATTGGTTCAACAATTTTTACATTAAGTAATGGTATTAAAGTACATTATAAATTTGCTGATAAAAATAAGAACGACGTAAACTTAAGTGCGGTTAGTTATGGAGGACAATCTTTATTAGAGGTTGAAGATTTACCATCTACAGCCTTATTAGGTAATGTAGTCCAAATGTCAGGATTAGGTGAGTTTTCTGCCATTGATTTACCAAAAATATTAGCAGGTAAAAAAGCAAATTCTAGAGTAAGTATTGGTAGTACTTCTGAAACTGTTTCTGGGTCTTCTTCTACAAAAGATGTAGAAACGATGATGCAATTGGTAAATTTACGTTTTACGAAACCTCGTTTTGATGAAAATTCTTACAATGTAATGATGCAACAAGTAGATGCTTTCTTAATAAGAAAAAGTGAGCAAATTCAGTCTAAAATGCAAGATAGTGTAACAACTATTTTATATGGAAAAAATCATCCTACAGAACGTTTGTTCGACAAAGAATTTATGGCTGATATGTCTTTTGATAAAATGAAAAAGATATACACATCAAGATTTAACAATGCAGGTGATTTTACATTTTTTATTGTTGGTGATGTAGAGAAAGAAACCATTAAACCATTGTTAGAGAAGTATATTGCTAGTTTGCCAACAACAGATGAAAAAGAAAATTGGAAAGATAATTCTGTAGATTGGGTTACTAATAAGATTGATAAAGATGTGTATTTAGAGATGAAAGATCCTAAAACGAATGTTCGTTTGGTTATTAAAAACGACATGGAATATTCTTTAAAAAATTCAATTTTAATGAGAGCTATAGGTGATATCTTACAATTACGTTATACAGAATCTTTAAGAGAAGAAGAAGGAGGTACTTATGGTGCAAGAGCAAGAGGATCGTTATCTAAAAGACCAGATGAAGAAGGAACAATTTCTGTAAGTTTTGATTGTAACCCAGAATTAGCTGAAAAATTAATTGACATAGTACATAAAGAAATTGACAATCTTAAAAATGGAGATATTCAACAAGCAGATTTAGATAAAACACTTACAAATTTCTTGAAAAGTAGAGAAGAAAGTAAGAATTATAACAGATACCAAATGAGTTTGTTACAAAATTCTGTCTTAGAAGGTTATAATATGAATGACCCAAAGAATTATGAAGATATTGTAAACTCTATAACAATTGAGGATATAAAAAATATCACTGAAGAATTACTAGAAGACAGCAAATCTTATGAGATTGTGTTCAAGCCAAAGGAGTAA
- a CDS encoding bifunctional 3-deoxy-7-phosphoheptulonate synthase/chorismate mutase type II, with protein sequence MKNTTALRTWLDDMKLDHPLVIAGPCSAETEEQVLKIAHELKDSDVNYFRAGIWKPRTRPGNFEGVGALGLGWLKKVKEQTGMKTCTEVANAAHCKLAIENDVDLLWIGARSTVSPFIMQEIADALQGTDKIVLVKNPVNPDLALWLGGIERLYTAGIKNLGAIHRGFSTYEKSKYRNIPEWQIAIEFQNKFPDLPLINDPSHITGNREMIFDVCQTALDLNFDGLMIETHFDPDNAWSDAAQQVTPTKLKQIMQDLKIRKETNSEEDYTSSLGNLRAQINVADAQLLETLGKRMKIADQIGALKKEKNVAVLQSKRWNEILGNMILEGESKGLSEEFVLRMFKAIHQESINHQEKVIKG encoded by the coding sequence ATGAAGAATACAACAGCATTAAGAACATGGTTGGATGATATGAAACTAGATCATCCTCTAGTAATAGCAGGGCCTTGTAGTGCAGAAACTGAAGAACAAGTTTTAAAAATTGCACACGAATTAAAAGATTCTGATGTAAATTATTTTAGAGCAGGAATTTGGAAACCAAGAACAAGACCAGGAAATTTTGAAGGTGTTGGTGCCTTAGGTTTAGGTTGGTTAAAAAAGGTAAAAGAGCAAACAGGTATGAAAACCTGTACAGAAGTTGCCAATGCTGCACATTGTAAATTAGCCATCGAAAATGATGTTGATTTATTATGGATTGGTGCACGTTCTACAGTATCACCATTTATTATGCAAGAAATTGCTGATGCTTTGCAGGGAACAGATAAAATAGTGCTGGTAAAAAACCCTGTAAATCCAGATTTAGCTTTATGGTTAGGTGGAATTGAGCGTTTATATACAGCAGGAATCAAAAACTTAGGAGCAATTCACAGAGGATTTTCTACCTATGAGAAATCTAAATATAGAAACATTCCAGAATGGCAAATTGCTATTGAGTTCCAAAATAAGTTTCCAGATTTACCATTAATCAACGATCCATCTCATATTACAGGAAACAGAGAAATGATTTTTGACGTTTGCCAAACTGCGTTAGATTTGAATTTTGATGGCTTAATGATTGAAACCCATTTTGATCCAGACAATGCTTGGTCTGATGCTGCACAACAAGTTACACCAACAAAGTTGAAGCAAATTATGCAAGATTTAAAAATCAGAAAAGAAACCAATTCCGAAGAAGATTACACAAGTTCTTTAGGTAATTTACGTGCGCAAATTAATGTTGCAGATGCACAATTGCTAGAGACTTTAGGAAAACGTATGAAAATTGCAGATCAAATAGGTGCTTTAAAGAAAGAAAAAAATGTAGCAGTTTTACAATCTAAACGTTGGAACGAGATTTTAGGAAACATGATTTTAGAAGGTGAAAGCAAAGGTTTAAGCGAAGAATTTGTATTGAGAATGTTCAAGGCAATTCACCAAGAATCTATCAATCATCAAGAAAAAGTTATAAAAGGATAA
- a CDS encoding prephenate dehydrogenase gives MKNIYMIGVGLIGGSFAIDIKKHNPEVVIYGIDANEAHLNEAKEIGVIDKKATLDDLDNADLVVVSIPVDATVKLLPTILDEISENALVVDAGSTKEAICKVVEHHAKRRNFLACHPIAGTEKSGPTAAISGLYKGKTNIICEVEKTTFKLQEKALQLFTDIGMRIRYMDPVSHDKHIAYVSHLSHISAFMLGKTVINKEKNERDIFDMAGSGFESTVRLAKSSPAMWTPIFKQNKENILETLEEYINNLQHFKELMQQDNFSEIFNEMESTNYIKQILNGIK, from the coding sequence ATGAAAAACATATACATGATTGGTGTTGGTTTAATTGGAGGTAGCTTTGCTATCGATATTAAAAAACACAATCCAGAAGTTGTAATTTACGGAATAGATGCCAATGAAGCTCATTTAAATGAAGCTAAAGAAATTGGTGTTATAGATAAAAAAGCAACGTTAGACGATTTAGATAATGCAGATTTGGTTGTTGTTTCCATTCCTGTAGATGCCACTGTAAAATTATTACCCACTATTTTAGATGAAATTTCAGAAAATGCTTTGGTGGTAGATGCTGGTTCTACAAAAGAAGCAATTTGTAAAGTGGTTGAACATCATGCAAAAAGAAGAAATTTTTTAGCTTGCCATCCAATTGCAGGAACAGAAAAATCGGGGCCAACAGCAGCAATTTCTGGCTTGTATAAAGGAAAAACGAACATTATTTGCGAAGTTGAAAAAACAACTTTTAAGCTGCAAGAAAAAGCATTACAACTTTTTACGGACATTGGAATGCGTATTCGTTATATGGATCCAGTTTCGCATGATAAGCATATTGCGTATGTTTCGCATTTATCGCATATTAGCGCATTTATGTTGGGAAAAACGGTCATCAACAAAGAAAAAAACGAACGCGATATTTTTGATATGGCAGGTTCTGGTTTCGAATCTACAGTTCGTTTGGCAAAAAGTAGTCCAGCAATGTGGACACCAATTTTTAAACAGAATAAAGAAAATATATTAGAAACATTAGAAGAGTACATCAACAATTTACAACATTTTAAAGAGTTGATGCAACAAGATAATTTCTCCGAAATTTTTAATGAGATGGAGAGTACAAACTATATAAAACAAATTTTAAACGGTATTAAGTAA
- a CDS encoding pyridoxal phosphate-dependent aminotransferase: protein MIKAAKRLDTVQEYYFSKKLREVRSLMADGKPIINMGIGSPDLQPPAKVIEAIQGSLGDASAHKYQSYQGLPELRNAIATFYKNKFSVDANPENEILPLMGSKEGIMHVSMAFLNEGDQVLIPNPGYPTYTSVTKLVGAEPLFYNLSDETNWQPNFDALESQDLSKVKLMWVNYPHMPTGTNGTLEMFKKLISFGKKHNILIINDNPYSFILNENPISILQIEGAKEVALELNSLSKTFNMAGWRVGMLLGNATYINEVLKVKSNMDSGMFYGIQKGAIEALQLSNDWFSDQNKIYKERRDLIWQLADKLDAVYDKNSTGLFVWAKIPEGKKSEEITDKILYEKDIFITPGTIFGSQGEGYIRFSLCVTSEVIKEAINRL from the coding sequence ATGATTAAAGCAGCCAAAAGATTAGATACAGTTCAAGAATACTATTTCTCTAAAAAATTAAGAGAAGTGCGTAGTTTGATGGCAGATGGAAAACCAATTATTAATATGGGAATTGGTTCCCCAGATTTGCAACCACCAGCAAAAGTAATTGAAGCAATTCAAGGAAGTTTGGGAGATGCAAGTGCGCATAAATATCAATCATATCAGGGATTACCAGAATTAAGAAATGCTATTGCAACTTTTTATAAAAATAAGTTTTCTGTGGATGCAAATCCAGAAAACGAAATTTTACCTTTAATGGGAAGTAAAGAGGGAATTATGCATGTTTCAATGGCTTTTTTAAACGAAGGAGATCAAGTTTTAATTCCAAATCCTGGCTATCCAACGTATACATCAGTCACAAAATTAGTAGGTGCAGAGCCACTTTTTTATAATTTGAGTGATGAAACAAATTGGCAACCAAATTTTGATGCATTAGAAAGTCAAGATTTGAGTAAGGTGAAACTTATGTGGGTAAATTATCCACACATGCCAACAGGAACCAATGGAACTTTAGAAATGTTTAAAAAGTTGATTTCTTTTGGAAAAAAACACAACATTTTAATCATTAATGATAATCCTTATAGTTTTATTTTAAACGAGAATCCAATAAGTATTTTGCAGATTGAAGGCGCAAAAGAGGTTGCTTTAGAATTGAACTCTTTAAGCAAAACTTTTAACATGGCTGGTTGGCGAGTTGGAATGTTGTTAGGAAATGCAACATATATCAACGAAGTTTTAAAAGTAAAATCGAACATGGATTCTGGCATGTTTTACGGAATTCAAAAAGGAGCTATTGAAGCTTTGCAATTATCAAACGATTGGTTTTCTGATCAAAATAAAATTTACAAAGAACGCAGAGATTTAATTTGGCAATTAGCAGATAAGTTAGACGCAGTTTATGATAAAAATTCCACAGGTTTATTTGTTTGGGCAAAAATTCCTGAAGGAAAAAAATCCGAAGAAATTACAGATAAAATACTGTACGAAAAAGATATTTTTATTACACCAGGTACCATTTTTGGATCTCAAGGAGAAGGGTATATTCGTTTTTCTTTGTGTGTTACATCAGAGGTGATAAAAGAAGCAATAAATAGGCTATAA
- a CDS encoding prephenate dehydratase, which yields MKKIIAIQGAEGSNHHKVARDFYGSKIALKECMSFDVLVDSLIDKSANLGVMALENTIAGSIIPNYALIDNNNLHIIGEQYLNIHHHLMALKGQKMEDIKEVCSHPMALLQCKEFFKKYPHIKLVEDVDTAEVAKRIAKENLVGIAAIAPKIAAEIFGLSILEDEIQTIKDNSTRFVIVQTDKPAEDVTVDKASIKFQLSHKRGSLAAILNAMSDCKMNLTKIQSLPVIETPWKYSFFVDVTFEDYNDYKKAISLIEIMAEEFKVLGVFKNGRI from the coding sequence TTGAAAAAAATAATAGCCATACAAGGAGCAGAAGGCTCAAATCACCATAAAGTTGCAAGAGATTTTTATGGAAGTAAAATTGCGTTAAAAGAATGTATGTCTTTTGATGTTTTGGTGGATAGTTTGATAGATAAATCTGCAAATTTGGGAGTTATGGCTTTAGAAAACACGATTGCAGGATCCATCATTCCTAATTATGCTTTAATTGATAACAATAATTTACACATTATTGGAGAACAATATTTAAATATTCATCATCATTTAATGGCTTTAAAAGGTCAAAAAATGGAAGATATTAAAGAAGTTTGTTCACACCCAATGGCTTTGTTACAGTGTAAAGAATTTTTTAAAAAATATCCGCATATTAAATTAGTAGAAGATGTTGATACTGCTGAAGTTGCGAAAAGAATTGCCAAAGAAAATTTAGTGGGTATTGCAGCAATTGCTCCAAAAATAGCCGCAGAAATTTTTGGTTTGTCAATTTTAGAAGATGAAATTCAGACGATAAAAGACAATTCAACACGTTTTGTAATTGTACAAACAGACAAACCTGCAGAAGATGTTACTGTAGATAAAGCCTCTATAAAATTTCAATTGAGTCATAAAAGAGGCAGTTTAGCAGCCATTTTAAATGCCATGAGCGATTGTAAAATGAACCTGACTAAAATTCAATCTTTACCTGTAATTGAAACACCTTGGAAATATTCCTTTTTTGTTGATGTTACTTTTGAAGATTATAATGATTATAAAAAAGCGATTTCTTTGATAGAAATTATGGCAGAAGAATTTAAGGTTTTAGGAGTTTTTAAAAATGGAAGGATATGA
- a CDS encoding UDP-glucose--hexose-1-phosphate uridylyltransferase, whose protein sequence is MENTNLQDYSHKRFNILTGEWVLVSPHRAKRPWQGQNEEISTEKRPTHDESCYLCARNSRISGDINPDYKDVFVFTNDFAALQKDSPSFHVNDGLFQAKSETGICKVICFSPDHSKSLAEMEVEDIAKVVKAWQKEYTELGSNKMINYVQIFENKGAVMGCSNPHPHGQIWSQSTLPNEVDKKDKHQKEYFDKNKTSLLGDYLQQELKVQERIIFENDDFVVLIPFWAVWPFETMIAPKKAKKNILELSDTEAKNYAEAISVITKAYDKLFNTSFPYSSGIHQAPTNGEANKHWHFHMSFYPPLLRSATVKKFMVGYEMFGSPQRDITAEIAAKRLKDLL, encoded by the coding sequence ATGGAAAATACAAATTTGCAAGATTATTCTCACAAGCGTTTTAATATATTAACAGGTGAGTGGGTTTTAGTTTCTCCTCACAGAGCAAAGCGTCCTTGGCAAGGTCAAAACGAAGAAATATCAACAGAAAAAAGACCAACACATGATGAGAGTTGTTATTTATGTGCAAGAAATTCAAGAATTTCTGGTGATATAAATCCTGATTATAAAGATGTTTTTGTATTTACAAACGATTTTGCTGCGCTTCAAAAAGATTCCCCTTCGTTTCATGTAAATGACGGATTATTCCAAGCAAAAAGCGAAACAGGTATTTGTAAAGTAATTTGTTTTAGCCCAGATCATTCTAAAAGTTTGGCGGAAATGGAAGTGGAAGATATAGCTAAAGTTGTAAAAGCTTGGCAAAAAGAATACACAGAGCTAGGGAGTAATAAGATGATTAATTACGTGCAAATCTTTGAAAACAAAGGTGCTGTTATGGGTTGTAGTAATCCACATCCTCATGGACAAATTTGGAGTCAATCTACCTTACCAAATGAAGTTGATAAAAAAGACAAGCATCAAAAAGAATATTTTGATAAAAATAAAACCAGTCTTTTAGGCGATTATTTACAGCAAGAATTAAAAGTACAAGAACGTATTATTTTTGAGAATGATGATTTTGTGGTGTTAATCCCTTTTTGGGCAGTTTGGCCTTTTGAAACAATGATTGCTCCTAAAAAAGCGAAAAAGAATATTTTAGAATTATCAGATACAGAAGCCAAAAATTATGCTGAAGCAATTTCGGTCATTACAAAAGCATATGATAAATTGTTTAATACCTCTTTTCCATATTCAAGTGGAATTCATCAAGCACCAACAAATGGAGAAGCAAATAAACATTGGCATTTTCATATGAGTTTTTATCCACCTTTACTAAGAAGTGCAACTGTTAAGAAATTTATGGTTGGTTATGAGATGTTTGGATCGCCTCAAAGAGATATAACAGCAGAAATAGCTGCAAAAAGGTTAAAAGATTTATTATAA